A genomic window from Vitis riparia cultivar Riparia Gloire de Montpellier isolate 1030 chromosome 16, EGFV_Vit.rip_1.0, whole genome shotgun sequence includes:
- the LOC117934235 gene encoding uncharacterized protein LOC117934235 isoform X2: MERKRWKKAETAPKDLMDLVFSWSLKDILNKNLYKDKVKMIPDTFSSVSHYLTSFIYPLIEETHADLLSSMTMISQAPLCEILSVKTTEDYKPPTNLKYQITVKGIRNNGNDGELYEPETGDLIALIDGRPKCISDLNRPKRSYIVASVVAKPVRDLDEPPPEEDTCIVLSSKPIEFEQNMETNKKRETLFAVFLINMTTNNRIWAALNIGPDLGNKSIIQKVLQPDSLAGEECALCSSDSVSNSEPMVSSFDLNDSQKAAVISCIAARECHHQNSIKQIWGPPGTGKTKTVATLLFALYRMKCRTVTCAPTNIAVLAVTKRLVGLVRDSNEYGTYGLGDILLFGNGKRMKINDHRDLHDVFLDFRVKILANCFSPRFGWKHSLESMICLLEDPKEMYSTYLRMNRGKGVQTNQEKEEDIQSQSFNKDGRKNKKSWMRKDIERTLKNSKKGKGKKQQDKNSEGATDGSCDKLLTLEEFFKKKFYDIVNNLKFCIPKLRTHLPTSLIPLEVAKNMIGAHRLLESFITLFQNVSVESKGLKEVIEKIGDAGKSVDRFCKFHETRRKFLEILRCLRQAIEVPNTTDHYRIKSFCLQNATLLFCTASSSAKIPVGGKPIELLVIDEAAQLKECESAIPLQISGIRHAILIGDELQLPAMVKSKISEEAKFGRSLFQRLVLLGHRKHLLNLQYRMHPSISLFPNREFYDNLILDAPNVKERKYERSYLHGNMYGSYSFINVAYGKEEFDYRCSTRNMVEVVVVSEMVATLAKAKGRKQRVSVGIISPYKAQVYAIQDRLGKKYTSSADGKFSVSVRSVDGFQGGEEDIIIISTVRCNLKGSVGFISNRQRTNVALTRARYCLWIFGNGPTLEHSGTVWGKLVNDAKDRGCFHNAEEDNNLARAITTSLVELGELHLLQKKDSLLFRKARWKVHFSDDFWKSMVRIKSVEIHNKVFCLLEKLSSGWRRPDNEANPNTINGTCLQLLELYKVTKILNLVWSVEILKENSNYIQVLKVWDILPMERTPKLAARLENLFGNKRVIDMDHCKFQCVEGNLEVPMTWPADDEPEQLLSSFKSLSLQS; this comes from the exons ATGGAGAGGAAGCGATGGAAGAAGGCTGAAACTGCTCCCAAAGATTTAATGGATTTGGTGTTTTCTTGGTCTCTGAAAGATATACTCAACAAAAATCTTTACAAAGACAAG GTAAAAATGATCCCCGATACGTTTTCGTCCGTGTCTCATTACTTGACATCATTCATTTACCCGCTTATTGAGGAAACGCATGCTGATTTATTGTCAAGCATGACAATGATTTCTCAGGCTCCTCTATGTGAAATACTCTCTGTCAAAACAACTGAAGATTATAAACCTCCCACAAACTTGAAGTACCAGATTACAGTGAAGGGAATACGGAATAATGGAAATGATGGAGAACTATATGAACCTGAGACTGGGGATCTGATTGCATTGATAGATGGAAGACCAAAATGCATCAGTGATTTAAACAGGCCTAAGAGATCTTATATTGTCGCTTCAGTTGTAGCAAAGCCAGTAAGAGACCTTGATGAACCGCCACCAGAGGAAGACACTTGTATAGTGCTCTCATCAAAGCCCATTGAGTTTGAGCAAAACATGGAGACAAATAAGAAGAGAGAAACTCTTTTTGCTGTTTTCCTAATAAATATGACTACTAATAATCGTATATGGGCAGCATTGAATATAGGTCCAGACCTGGGCAACAAGAGTATTATTCAGAAAGTGCTGCAACCTGATTCCTTG GCTGGGGAAGAATGTGCCCTCTGCAGCTCTGATTCAGTATCAAACTCGGAGCCCATGGTCAGTTCTTTCGATCTAAATGACTCTCAAAAGGCTGCAGTGATAAGCTGTATCGCTGCAAGGGAGTGTCATCATCAGAATAGTATCAAACAAATATGGGGGCCTCCTGGGACTGGGAAAACAAAGACGGTTGCTACATTACTATTTGCACTCTATAGGATGAAATGCAGAACAGTAACATGTGCTCCTACTAATATTGCAGTGTTAGCAGTTACAAAGAGGCTGGTGGGTTTGGTTAGAGATTCAAATGAATATGGCACTTATGGACTGGGAGATATACTTCTATTTGGAAATGGTAAGCGAATGAAGATCAATGATCATCGTGACCTACATGATGTCTTTCTTGATTTCCGTGTTAAAATTCTAGCAAACTGTTTTTCCCCACGTTTTGGGTGGAAGCATTCTTTAGAATCTATGATATGTTTGCTTGAAGACCCTAAGGAAATGTATTCTACCTACTTGAGGATGAACCGGGGAAAGGGAGTTCAAACCAATCAAGAGAAAGAGGAGGACATCCAGTCTCAATCCTTCAACAAAGACGgaagaaagaacaagaaaagtTGGATGAGGAAAGATATTGAACGAACTTTAAAAAATAGCaagaaagggaaagggaaaaaacaGCAAGACAAGAATAGCGAAGGAGCAACTGATGGAAGTTGTGATAAACTTCTCACATTGGAAGAGTTCTTCAAGAAAAAATTTTACGACATTGTAAATAATCTGAAATTTTGCATTCCAAAATTGCGTACCCACTTACCAACTTCACTCATTCCTTTAGAAGTAGCAAAAAATATGATTGGAGCTCACAGATTGCTAGAATCTTTCATAACTTTGTTCCAAAATGTTTCTGTTGAAAGTAAAGGGTTGAAGGAAGTCATCGAAAAAATTGGAGATGCAGGAAAAAGTGTTGATCGCTTCTGTAAATTCCATGAGACCAGAAGAAAGTTCCTTGAAATACTCAGATGCCTTCGCCAAGCAATTGAAGTTCCAAATACTACTGATCATTATCGGATCAAAAGTTTTTGTTTACAGAATGCGACCTTGCTTTTCTGCACTGCATCAAGCTCAGCAAAAATTCCAGTAGGTGGGAAACCCATTGAATTGTTGGTTATTGATGAAGCTGCTCAGCTAAAGGAATGTGAGTCAGCCATCCCTCTACAAATTTCCGGTATCCGCCATGCCATTCTCATAGGGGATGAGTTGCAACTACCGGCAATGGTTAAGAGCAAG ATTTCTGAGGAGGCCAAATTTGGAAGAAGTTTGTTCCAGAGGCTGGTATTGTTAGGACACAGAAAGCACCTTCTCAATCTCCAGTACAGAATGCATCCATCCATAAGCTTGTTTCCAAATAGAGAGTTCTATGACAATCTGATTTTGGATGCTCCCAATGTCaaagagagaaaatatgaaagGTCTTACCTGCATGGAAACATGTATGGTAGCTACTCCTTTATAAACGTAGCCTATGGAAAAGAGGAATTTGATTACAGGTGTAGCACAAGAAACATGGTGGAGGTAGTTGTGGTCTCTGAGATGGTTGCAACCCTTGCTAAAG CCAAGGGCAGGAAACAGAGGGTAAGTGTTGGTATCATATCACCATACAAGGCTCAAGTTTATGCAATTCAAGATAGACTGGGAAAGAAATACACATCAAGTGCAGATGGCAAATTCTCTGTGAGTGTTCGTTCTGTTGACGGGTTTCAAGGGGGTGAGGAGGATATCATAATTATCTCCACTGTCAGATGTAATTTGAAAGGTTCAGTGGGATTCATTTCTAATCGTCAACGCACAAATGTGGCTCTAACCCGAGCAAG GTATTGCCTCTGGATATTTGGAAATGGTCCAACTCTAGAACACAGTGGTACTGTTTGGGGGAAACTAGTCAATGATGCCAAAGATCGGGGGTGTTTCCATAATGCTGAAGAGGACAATAACTTAGCTCGGGCTATCACTACATCCTTGGTTGAACTTGGCGAGCTTCATCTTTTACAGAAGAAAGATTCATTACTCTTCAGGAAGGCAAGATGGAAG GTTCACTTCTCAGATGATTTTTGGAAATCCATGGTAAGAATTAAGAGTGTCGAGATTCATAACAAGGTGTTTTGTCTATTGGAGAAGCTTTCAAGCGGTTGGCGTCGACCCGACAATGAGGCAAACCCTAACACCATCAATGGGACTTGTTTGCAACTGTTGGAGCTGTACAAGGTCACTAAAATACTCAATCTAGTTTGGAGTGTAGAGATTCTCAAGGAAAATTCAAACTACATCCAGGTTTTGAAGGTTTGGGACATTTTGCCAATGGAAAGAACACCAAAACTAGCAGCGCGTCTAGAGAACTTGTTTGGGAACAAACGAGTGATTGATATGGACCACTGCAAATTCCAATGTGTAGAAGG
- the LOC117933496 gene encoding uncharacterized protein LOC117933496, translating to MERMQGRKAENEDRSLVDLVFSWSLRDVLYKDLYRNKVRKIPDTFLSTSHYLTSFINPLIEETHADLSSSMTTLARAPICEVLSVKISKDYKPPRDLFYEISLKRLRDTANEAGIYEPEKGDLIAFTDVRPKCISDLDRPKRPYVIALVQGPLGETSNKLPILSSKPIECFEHRMEMDHKRETEVDKKKETLFAVFLINMTTNLRIWKALHLGQERGNMSLIEKVLQSDSAAENTCTLCFSNPASVWDPITRPFNLNDSQQAALSSCVAARKCDHQNSVKLIWGPPGTGKTKTVGTLLFVLFRMKCRTVTCAPTNIAVIEVTTRLVRLVRESIECGSYGLGDIVLFGNGERMKIDKHDDLLDVFLNFRINILARCFAPLSGWKHSVESMMSLLEDPEELYDKYLKESGEKDDEDEEEDEEEEEEEEGILRDEKLEINREREGKIHPQYFKDVKEKKIWRNIINQTLKKNKKKQQESVSSQENDQLKDDKGENEDELAQKKNNKMVASGKNDGLLTFQEFVKKRFDSTGEKLKFCIINLYTHLPTSFISIEVAKNMIKALGLLESTATLLHSSTVSFKRLKENICEFEHVGKAVDQFSKLHRYRQECLQILRCLHQTLPVPTFFLYDEIKNFCLCNASLIFCTASSSAKLHMAGMKPFELLVIDEAAQLKECESAIPLQLAGLRHAILIGDELQLPAMVKSKISTSAEFGRSLFERLVSLGHRKHLLNLQYRMHPSISLFPNQEFYNNQISDAPNVKERSYKRCFLQGDMYGSYSFINVAYGKEEQINSHSTRNMVEVVAVSEIVAKLFKESVANKQKVSVGVISPYNAQVFAIQEKLGKTYSTSTHSDFSVSVRSVDGFQGGEEDVIIISTVRSNLNGKVGFLSNWQRANVALTRARHCLWILGNGPTLANSGTIWTKLVSNAKARGCFYNVEDDKNLAQAIATSLVEHGYFHLLQNMDSLLFREARWKVCFSDDFWKSLAKINRTEINKEVLRLLEKLSSGWRSPNNEKIPNAITGTCSELFQQYKVNGLLDLVWTTDIFKENSNCTQVLKVWDILPRSETSKLARRLETLLGNYTVNDMNRCKVKCIEGNLEVPMRWPGNMNDTGKSLLLGDDPGEWLSRSIASLRIWDKSD from the exons ATGGAGAGGATGCAAGGAAGGAAGGCAGAGAATGAAGACAGAAGCTTGGTAGATTTGGTGTTTTCCTGGTCTCTAAGAGATGTACTTTACAAAGATCTTTACAGAAATAAG GTCAGGAAGATCCCGGATACATTCTTGTCAACATCTCATTACTTGACATCATTCATTAACCCACTTATTGAGGAAACGCATGCTGATTTGTCTTCAAGTATGACTACATTGGCCCGGGCACCTATATGTGAAGTGCTCTCGGTCAAAATATCCAAAGATTATAAGCCTCCTAGAGACTTGTTCTACGAAATTTCATTGAAGAGACTGAGGGATACTGCAAATGAAGCAGGAATATATGAACCTGAGAAAGGAGATCTCATTGCATTTACAGATGTAAGACCAAAATGCATTAGTGATTTAGACAGGCCTAAGAGACCATATGTTATTGCTTTAGTGCAGGGACCACTGGGTGAAACTTCTAACAAACTTCCAATACTCTCTTCAAAACCCATAGAGTGCTTTGAACATAGGATGGAGATGGATCATAAGAGAGAAACAGAGGTGgataagaagaaagaaactCTTTTTGCTGTTTTTCTCATAAATATGACAACGAATCTTCGTATATGGAAGGCATTGCATTTGGGTCAGGAAAGGGGCAACATGAGTTTAATTGAGAAAGTGCTGCAATCTGATTCTGCT GCTGAGAACACATGTACTCTCTGCTTCTCCAACCCTGCATCAGTTTGGGACCCCATAACCCGTCCTTTTAATCTAAATGACTCTCAACAAGCTGCTCTTTCAAGCTGCGTTGCAGCAAGGAAGTGTGATCATCAAAATAGCGTAAAACTAATATGGGGGCCTCCTGGGACTGGAAAAACAAAGACAGTTGGTACATTATTGTTTGTGCTCTTTAGGATGAAATGCAGGACAGTTACATGTGCCCCAACTAATATTGCAGTGATAGAAGTCACAACACGGCTGGTGAGGTTGGTTAGAGAGTCAATAGAATGTGGCAGTTATGGACTGGGAGATATAGTTCTATTTGGGAATGGAGAAAGAATGAAGATTGATAAGCATGATGACCTTCTTGATGTCTTTCTTAATTTCCGTATCAATATTCTGGCCAGGTGTTTTGCTCCTCTTTCTGGTTGGAAACATTCTGTAGAAAGTATGATGAGTTTGCTTGAAGACCCTGAAGAATTGTACGATAAGTATCTGAAGGAAAGCGGAGAgaaagatgatgaagatgaggAAGAGgatgaggaggaggaggaggaggaggagggaaTTCTCAGAGATGAAAAGCTAGAAATCAAtcgagaaagagaaggaaagatCCATCCACAATATTTCAAAGatgtgaaggaaaagaaaatttggaggaatattattaatcaaaccttgaaaaagaacaagaaaaaacagCAGGAGAGTGTATCTTCTCAGGAGAATGACCAATTGAAAGATGATAAAGGAGAGAATGAGGATGAGCTCGCCCAaaaaaagaacaacaaaatgGTAGCCAGTGGAAAGAATGATGGTTTGTTAACATTCCAAGAGTTTGTAAAGAAAAGATTTGATTCCACTGGAGAGAAACTTAAGTTTTGTATCATCAATTTGTATACCCACTTACCAACTTCATTCATTTCTATAGAAGTTGCAAAGAACATGATCAAAGCCCTTGGTTTACTAGAATCCACTGCAACTTTGCTGCATAGTAGTACTGTCTCCTTCAAGCGGTTGAAGGAAAACATCTGTGAATTTGAACATGTAGGAAAAGCAGTTGATCAATTTTCCAAATTGCACCGGTACAGACAAGAGTGCCTTCAAATACTCAGATGCCTTCATCAGACACTCCCTGTTCCAACTTTTTTCTTatatgatgaaataaaaaacttttgcTTGTGCAATGCAAGCTTGATTTTCTGCACTGCTTCTAGCTCAGCAAAATTACACATGGCAGGAATGAAGCCCTTTGAATTATTGGTTATTGATGAAGCTGCTCAGCTTAAAGAATGTGAGTCAGCCATTCCTCTACAACTTGCTGGTCTCCGCCACGCCATTCTTATAGGGGATGAGCTGCAACTACCAGCAATGGTTAAAAGCAAG ATTTCTACAAGTGCTGAATTTGGAAGAAGTTTGTTTGAGAGACTGGTATCATTGGGACACAGGAAGCACCTTCTCAATCTTCAGTATAGAATGCATCCATCTATTAGCTTATTTCCAAATCAGGAATTCTACAACAATCAGATTTCAGATGCTCCCAATGTCAAAGAAAGAAGCTACAAGAGGTGTTTCCTTCAGGGAGACATGTATGGTAGCTACTCTTTTATTAATGTAGCCTATGGAAAAGAGGAACAAATTAACAGCCATAGCACTAGAAACATGGTGGAGGTAGTGGCAGTCTCAGAGATAGTTGCAAAGCTTTTCAAAG AATCTGTTGCCAACAAACAGAAGGTTAGTGTTGGTGTTATATCTCCATACAATGCTCAAGTTTTTGCCATTCAAGAAAAACTTGGAAAGACATACAGTACAAGTACACACAGTGACTTCTCTGTGAGTGTTCGTTCTGTTGATGGGTTTCAAGGTGGAGAGGAGGATGTCATTATCATCTCAACCGTAAGAAGTAATTTGAATGGAAAAGTAGGTTTTCTTTCCAATTGGCAAAGAGCAAATGTGGCTCTGACCCGAGCAAG GCATTGCCTCTGGATATTAGGGAATGGTCCAACTTTAGCAAACAGTGGCACTATATGGACAAAATTGGTCAGCAATGCCAAAGCTCGTGGGTGTTTCTATAATGTTGAAGATGACAAGAACTTGGCTCAGGCTATTGCCACATCCTTGGTCGAGCATGGCTATTTTCATCTTTTACAGAATATGGATTCATTACTATTTAGGGAAGCAAGATGGAAA GTCTGTTTCAGCGACGATTTTTGGAAGTCCCTGGCTAAAATTAATAGGACAGAGATTAACAAGGAAGTGCTCCGTCTACTGGAGAAGCTTTCAAGCGGATGGCGTAGTCCTAACAATGAGAAAATTCCCAATGCCATAACCGGGACTTGTTCTGAGCTTTTCCAGCAGTACAAGGTCAATGGGCTACTCGATCTAGTTTGGACTACAGACATTTTCAAGGAAAATTCAAACTGCACCCAAGTTTTGAAGGTTTGGGACATTCTACCACGGTCTGAAACATCAAAACTAGCTAGGCGTCTAGAAACCTTGCTTGGGAACTATACAGTGAATGACATGAATCGCTGCAAAGTCAAATGCATAGAAGG GAATTTAGAAGTTCCTATGAGATGGCCAGGGAACATGAACGACACTGGGAAGAGTCTCCTCCTTGGAGATGACCCAGGAGAGTGGCTGTCAAGGTCAATTGCATCACTCAGGATATGGGATAAATCAGATTGA
- the LOC117934235 gene encoding uncharacterized protein LOC117934235 isoform X1 — MERKRWKKAETAPKDLMDLVFSWSLKDILNKNLYKDKVKMIPDTFSSVSHYLTSFIYPLIEETHADLLSSMTMISQAPLCEILSVKTTEDYKPPTNLKYQITVKGIRNNGNDGELYEPETGDLIALIDGRPKCISDLNRPKRSYIVASVVAKPVRDLDEPPPEEDTCIVLSSKPIEFEQNMETNKKRETLFAVFLINMTTNNRIWAALNIGPDLGNKSIIQKVLQPDSLAGEECALCSSDSVSNSEPMVSSFDLNDSQKAAVISCIAARECHHQNSIKQIWGPPGTGKTKTVATLLFALYRMKCRTVTCAPTNIAVLAVTKRLVGLVRDSNEYGTYGLGDILLFGNGKRMKINDHRDLHDVFLDFRVKILANCFSPRFGWKHSLESMICLLEDPKEMYSTYLRMNRGKGVQTNQEKEEDIQSQSFNKDGRKNKKSWMRKDIERTLKNSKKGKGKKQQDKNSEGATDGSCDKLLTLEEFFKKKFYDIVNNLKFCIPKLRTHLPTSLIPLEVAKNMIGAHRLLESFITLFQNVSVESKGLKEVIEKIGDAGKSVDRFCKFHETRRKFLEILRCLRQAIEVPNTTDHYRIKSFCLQNATLLFCTASSSAKIPVGGKPIELLVIDEAAQLKECESAIPLQISGIRHAILIGDELQLPAMVKSKISEEAKFGRSLFQRLVLLGHRKHLLNLQYRMHPSISLFPNREFYDNLILDAPNVKERKYERSYLHGNMYGSYSFINVAYGKEEFDYRCSTRNMVEVVVVSEMVATLAKATKGRKQRVSVGIISPYKAQVYAIQDRLGKKYTSSADGKFSVSVRSVDGFQGGEEDIIIISTVRCNLKGSVGFISNRQRTNVALTRARYCLWIFGNGPTLEHSGTVWGKLVNDAKDRGCFHNAEEDNNLARAITTSLVELGELHLLQKKDSLLFRKARWKVHFSDDFWKSMVRIKSVEIHNKVFCLLEKLSSGWRRPDNEANPNTINGTCLQLLELYKVTKILNLVWSVEILKENSNYIQVLKVWDILPMERTPKLAARLENLFGNKRVIDMDHCKFQCVEGNLEVPMTWPADDEPEQLLSSFKSLSLQS; from the exons ATGGAGAGGAAGCGATGGAAGAAGGCTGAAACTGCTCCCAAAGATTTAATGGATTTGGTGTTTTCTTGGTCTCTGAAAGATATACTCAACAAAAATCTTTACAAAGACAAG GTAAAAATGATCCCCGATACGTTTTCGTCCGTGTCTCATTACTTGACATCATTCATTTACCCGCTTATTGAGGAAACGCATGCTGATTTATTGTCAAGCATGACAATGATTTCTCAGGCTCCTCTATGTGAAATACTCTCTGTCAAAACAACTGAAGATTATAAACCTCCCACAAACTTGAAGTACCAGATTACAGTGAAGGGAATACGGAATAATGGAAATGATGGAGAACTATATGAACCTGAGACTGGGGATCTGATTGCATTGATAGATGGAAGACCAAAATGCATCAGTGATTTAAACAGGCCTAAGAGATCTTATATTGTCGCTTCAGTTGTAGCAAAGCCAGTAAGAGACCTTGATGAACCGCCACCAGAGGAAGACACTTGTATAGTGCTCTCATCAAAGCCCATTGAGTTTGAGCAAAACATGGAGACAAATAAGAAGAGAGAAACTCTTTTTGCTGTTTTCCTAATAAATATGACTACTAATAATCGTATATGGGCAGCATTGAATATAGGTCCAGACCTGGGCAACAAGAGTATTATTCAGAAAGTGCTGCAACCTGATTCCTTG GCTGGGGAAGAATGTGCCCTCTGCAGCTCTGATTCAGTATCAAACTCGGAGCCCATGGTCAGTTCTTTCGATCTAAATGACTCTCAAAAGGCTGCAGTGATAAGCTGTATCGCTGCAAGGGAGTGTCATCATCAGAATAGTATCAAACAAATATGGGGGCCTCCTGGGACTGGGAAAACAAAGACGGTTGCTACATTACTATTTGCACTCTATAGGATGAAATGCAGAACAGTAACATGTGCTCCTACTAATATTGCAGTGTTAGCAGTTACAAAGAGGCTGGTGGGTTTGGTTAGAGATTCAAATGAATATGGCACTTATGGACTGGGAGATATACTTCTATTTGGAAATGGTAAGCGAATGAAGATCAATGATCATCGTGACCTACATGATGTCTTTCTTGATTTCCGTGTTAAAATTCTAGCAAACTGTTTTTCCCCACGTTTTGGGTGGAAGCATTCTTTAGAATCTATGATATGTTTGCTTGAAGACCCTAAGGAAATGTATTCTACCTACTTGAGGATGAACCGGGGAAAGGGAGTTCAAACCAATCAAGAGAAAGAGGAGGACATCCAGTCTCAATCCTTCAACAAAGACGgaagaaagaacaagaaaagtTGGATGAGGAAAGATATTGAACGAACTTTAAAAAATAGCaagaaagggaaagggaaaaaacaGCAAGACAAGAATAGCGAAGGAGCAACTGATGGAAGTTGTGATAAACTTCTCACATTGGAAGAGTTCTTCAAGAAAAAATTTTACGACATTGTAAATAATCTGAAATTTTGCATTCCAAAATTGCGTACCCACTTACCAACTTCACTCATTCCTTTAGAAGTAGCAAAAAATATGATTGGAGCTCACAGATTGCTAGAATCTTTCATAACTTTGTTCCAAAATGTTTCTGTTGAAAGTAAAGGGTTGAAGGAAGTCATCGAAAAAATTGGAGATGCAGGAAAAAGTGTTGATCGCTTCTGTAAATTCCATGAGACCAGAAGAAAGTTCCTTGAAATACTCAGATGCCTTCGCCAAGCAATTGAAGTTCCAAATACTACTGATCATTATCGGATCAAAAGTTTTTGTTTACAGAATGCGACCTTGCTTTTCTGCACTGCATCAAGCTCAGCAAAAATTCCAGTAGGTGGGAAACCCATTGAATTGTTGGTTATTGATGAAGCTGCTCAGCTAAAGGAATGTGAGTCAGCCATCCCTCTACAAATTTCCGGTATCCGCCATGCCATTCTCATAGGGGATGAGTTGCAACTACCGGCAATGGTTAAGAGCAAG ATTTCTGAGGAGGCCAAATTTGGAAGAAGTTTGTTCCAGAGGCTGGTATTGTTAGGACACAGAAAGCACCTTCTCAATCTCCAGTACAGAATGCATCCATCCATAAGCTTGTTTCCAAATAGAGAGTTCTATGACAATCTGATTTTGGATGCTCCCAATGTCaaagagagaaaatatgaaagGTCTTACCTGCATGGAAACATGTATGGTAGCTACTCCTTTATAAACGTAGCCTATGGAAAAGAGGAATTTGATTACAGGTGTAGCACAAGAAACATGGTGGAGGTAGTTGTGGTCTCTGAGATGGTTGCAACCCTTGCTAAAG CAACCAAGGGCAGGAAACAGAGGGTAAGTGTTGGTATCATATCACCATACAAGGCTCAAGTTTATGCAATTCAAGATAGACTGGGAAAGAAATACACATCAAGTGCAGATGGCAAATTCTCTGTGAGTGTTCGTTCTGTTGACGGGTTTCAAGGGGGTGAGGAGGATATCATAATTATCTCCACTGTCAGATGTAATTTGAAAGGTTCAGTGGGATTCATTTCTAATCGTCAACGCACAAATGTGGCTCTAACCCGAGCAAG GTATTGCCTCTGGATATTTGGAAATGGTCCAACTCTAGAACACAGTGGTACTGTTTGGGGGAAACTAGTCAATGATGCCAAAGATCGGGGGTGTTTCCATAATGCTGAAGAGGACAATAACTTAGCTCGGGCTATCACTACATCCTTGGTTGAACTTGGCGAGCTTCATCTTTTACAGAAGAAAGATTCATTACTCTTCAGGAAGGCAAGATGGAAG GTTCACTTCTCAGATGATTTTTGGAAATCCATGGTAAGAATTAAGAGTGTCGAGATTCATAACAAGGTGTTTTGTCTATTGGAGAAGCTTTCAAGCGGTTGGCGTCGACCCGACAATGAGGCAAACCCTAACACCATCAATGGGACTTGTTTGCAACTGTTGGAGCTGTACAAGGTCACTAAAATACTCAATCTAGTTTGGAGTGTAGAGATTCTCAAGGAAAATTCAAACTACATCCAGGTTTTGAAGGTTTGGGACATTTTGCCAATGGAAAGAACACCAAAACTAGCAGCGCGTCTAGAGAACTTGTTTGGGAACAAACGAGTGATTGATATGGACCACTGCAAATTCCAATGTGTAGAAGG